A part of Bacillus thuringiensis genomic DNA contains:
- the dnaB gene encoding replicative DNA helicase, translating into MSIQNVEAEKTVLGSLLIDGELIKECRLTEQYFSLSVHKSIFRLMRKMEEEGQPIDLVTFISRVDPKFLEGIGGMEYFIGLMDGVPTTANFSYYEGLVRGAWKMYQAGVLGHKMGERLIAEKNEKIIGETITALCELEEKDCVCEFDLKDALVDLYEDLHQDAKEITGIETGYTSLNKMTCGLQEGDFVVLGARPSMGKTAFALNVGLRAAKSGAAVGLFSLEMSSKQLLKRMASCVGEVSGGRLKNPKHRFAIEDWEKVSKAFAEIGELPFEIYDNAGISVQDIWMQTRKLKRKHGDKKLLVIVDYLQLITGDSKHKGNRFQEISEISRKLKLLARELNVCVVALSQLSRSVESRQDKRPLLSDLRETGQIEQDADVIMLMYREDYYDKETKQKEMTEIHVAKHRNGPVGSFKLRFLKEFGQFVEGK; encoded by the coding sequence ATGAGTATTCAAAATGTAGAGGCGGAAAAGACGGTGTTAGGTTCTCTACTAATTGATGGAGAGCTTATTAAGGAGTGCCGTTTGACGGAGCAGTATTTTTCCCTATCAGTGCACAAGTCTATATTTCGGTTAATGCGAAAAATGGAAGAAGAGGGGCAACCGATTGATCTTGTGACGTTCATTTCTAGGGTAGATCCGAAGTTTTTAGAGGGGATCGGGGGAATGGAGTATTTTATAGGGTTAATGGATGGTGTGCCTACAACTGCCAACTTCTCTTATTATGAGGGGCTTGTTCGAGGTGCCTGGAAAATGTATCAGGCGGGTGTTCTCGGGCACAAGATGGGAGAGCGTCTTATTGCTGAGAAGAATGAGAAAATTATTGGTGAGACGATTACGGCACTTTGTGAGTTAGAGGAAAAGGACTGTGTATGTGAGTTTGATTTGAAGGATGCGCTAGTTGATTTATATGAAGATCTTCATCAAGATGCGAAAGAGATTACTGGTATTGAGACTGGTTATACATCGCTAAATAAAATGACGTGCGGATTGCAGGAAGGTGATTTTGTTGTTCTTGGTGCGCGTCCTTCTATGGGAAAGACTGCGTTTGCGCTAAATGTTGGACTGCGTGCGGCGAAGTCTGGAGCGGCGGTAGGATTGTTTTCATTAGAGATGAGTAGTAAGCAATTGCTGAAAAGAATGGCGTCTTGCGTAGGTGAAGTGTCAGGAGGTAGGTTGAAAAATCCGAAGCATCGTTTTGCGATAGAGGACTGGGAAAAGGTGAGTAAGGCGTTTGCGGAAATTGGGGAATTACCATTTGAGATTTACGATAACGCAGGCATTTCGGTGCAAGATATTTGGATGCAAACTCGTAAGTTAAAGAGGAAGCACGGTGATAAGAAGCTTTTAGTTATTGTAGATTACTTGCAGCTTATTACGGGCGATTCGAAGCATAAGGGCAATCGATTTCAAGAGATTAGTGAGATTTCGCGTAAGCTTAAGTTATTAGCACGTGAATTAAATGTTTGTGTAGTAGCGTTGTCACAATTATCTCGTTCTGTAGAGTCACGTCAAGATAAGCGTCCTCTTTTATCTGACCTAAGAGAGACAGGACAAATTGAGCAAGATGCGGATGTCATTATGCTTATGTATCGTGAAGATTATTACGATAAGGAAACGAAGCAGAAAGAGATGACGGAAATTCATGTGGCAAAGCATCGGAATGGGCCTGTTGGTAGTTTTAAGCTGAGGTTTTTGAAGGAGTTTGGGCAGTTTGTGGAGGGGAAATAG
- a CDS encoding TrmB family transcriptional regulator — protein MDYIVQQLKKMGFNEYEAKSYVSLVKQGPVTAYQVSKDSGVPRARIYEILGNLVEKGIVMKEEINDTTRYSPLPVEVFLQKAQSEWQSTYEGISDSLKKLETSEEKTDNRVITLKDNKTIISYCQALIKKAEQRIVISMWDEMYEALKEELSAVADKVTVQGITLHVENPIKNLEAHRITPYTETLSTEHWFILSIDSTEMIYGPSLEERNIAFYTDDPVHIYLLEDYVWHDVLVNRLVRRSQDDLQQWITAERRSFFMGK, from the coding sequence GTGGACTACATAGTGCAACAGCTTAAAAAAATGGGTTTTAATGAATATGAAGCTAAATCTTATGTATCTCTTGTTAAACAAGGGCCTGTCACAGCCTACCAAGTGAGTAAGGATTCGGGTGTCCCAAGAGCGCGAATTTATGAGATTTTGGGTAACCTTGTAGAAAAAGGAATTGTCATGAAGGAAGAAATAAATGACACCACTCGCTATTCACCTCTACCGGTTGAAGTCTTTTTACAGAAGGCTCAATCAGAATGGCAGTCTACTTATGAAGGAATCAGTGATTCATTAAAAAAACTAGAAACTTCCGAGGAAAAAACGGATAATCGAGTGATTACTTTAAAAGACAATAAAACAATCATTAGCTATTGTCAGGCATTAATAAAAAAAGCAGAACAACGTATTGTCATTTCAATGTGGGATGAGATGTATGAAGCATTAAAAGAGGAACTATCTGCGGTAGCTGATAAAGTTACAGTACAAGGTATTACCCTACATGTTGAAAATCCAATTAAAAATCTAGAAGCCCATCGCATAACACCTTATACAGAAACCTTGTCTACAGAACATTGGTTTATTTTATCGATAGACTCTACAGAGATGATTTATGGACCATCACTTGAAGAGCGTAATATTGCTTTTTATACAGATGACCCCGTTCATATATACCTATTAGAGGATTATGTATGGCATGATGTGTTAGTAAATCGACTTGTCCGACGTAGCCAAGATGATTTGCAGCAATGGATTACTGCAGAGAGAAGATCTTTCTTTATGGGGAAATAA
- a CDS encoding TSUP family transporter has translation MDFYLDPSVLIILIAFGFLAAFIDSVVGGGGLIALPALLFTGLNPASAVATNKLASTMGCATSNIVFYRSGNLDLKSAFKLVPLTFIGSIIGAWTVHLMNPELLKPLMLIMLGAVAIYTIFKKDWGSISTHKKLSGRHVIIFTFFVFTIGFYDGFLGPGTGSFLMFSLLFIGYDFLKAAGNAKLLNLGSNVGALLMFMYVGQVNYAYGFIMGIAQIAGGIVGSKFAIKKGSGYVRALFITVTCLLLAKNLYDYVQ, from the coding sequence ATGGATTTTTATTTAGACCCATCCGTATTAATTATTTTGATTGCTTTTGGATTTTTAGCTGCATTTATCGATTCAGTTGTAGGTGGTGGTGGACTCATTGCTTTACCAGCTTTATTATTTACAGGACTGAATCCAGCAAGTGCAGTAGCTACGAACAAACTAGCGTCGACAATGGGGTGTGCAACTAGTAATATTGTGTTTTATCGTTCTGGTAATCTTGATTTGAAATCGGCGTTTAAATTAGTTCCACTCACTTTCATAGGTTCCATAATAGGGGCATGGACCGTTCATTTAATGAACCCAGAACTACTGAAGCCATTGATGCTGATCATGCTTGGTGCGGTGGCTATTTATACGATATTCAAAAAGGATTGGGGTAGTATTTCCACTCATAAGAAATTGTCTGGTCGACACGTCATTATTTTTACTTTTTTTGTTTTTACTATTGGTTTTTATGATGGATTTCTAGGTCCTGGAACAGGCTCATTTTTAATGTTTTCTCTTTTATTTATCGGGTATGATTTTTTAAAAGCAGCAGGTAATGCGAAGCTTCTTAATTTAGGAAGTAATGTTGGTGCATTGTTGATGTTTATGTATGTAGGGCAAGTAAACTATGCGTATGGTTTTATAATGGGGATTGCTCAAATTGCTGGAGGGATTGTCGGCTCCAAATTTGCTATAAAAAAAGGAAGCGGGTATGTTCGTGCTCTTTTCATTACAGTAACTTGTTTATTGTTAGCGAAAAATCTGTATGACTATGTGCAGTAA
- a CDS encoding DMT family transporter has product MKLQLKADLGLLLVTFFWGASILLTKVGLEGIEEYNLIALRFIIAFLLSSLIFYKHLFKVDFKTVKYAFILASVLFIVYIFATFGTKYTSVSNAGFLLCLTVIFIPILSAIFLKHIPEKKVIVGIFLTIIGIGLLTLTSEFKIGNGDIFCILSALFYAIHVIITGSVTKHVNSIALGVIQLGFVGLFSLIFSFIIETPKLPSTTNSWLIILALSIFCTAVAFIVQVIAQQYTTPTHTGLIFSLEPVFSAGFAFVFTGETLTGKGYLGATLILVSVLIAEVDFKGLLRPNYKKNME; this is encoded by the coding sequence ATGAAACTACAATTAAAAGCGGATTTAGGGCTACTACTAGTTACATTCTTTTGGGGTGCATCCATCTTACTTACAAAGGTTGGACTTGAAGGCATAGAAGAATACAACTTAATCGCATTACGATTTATTATCGCCTTTCTTTTATCAAGTTTAATATTTTACAAACATTTATTCAAAGTCGATTTTAAAACTGTAAAATATGCATTTATACTCGCTTCTGTCTTATTTATCGTTTACATTTTTGCGACTTTCGGCACAAAGTATACGAGTGTTTCAAATGCTGGCTTCTTACTATGTCTCACAGTCATTTTCATTCCGATACTATCAGCTATATTTTTAAAACACATTCCAGAAAAGAAAGTTATAGTAGGAATCTTTTTAACGATAATAGGAATCGGCTTATTAACATTAACGAGCGAATTCAAGATCGGTAACGGTGATATATTTTGCATACTGTCAGCCTTATTTTATGCAATCCACGTCATCATCACTGGAAGCGTAACAAAACATGTGAACTCCATTGCACTTGGAGTCATACAACTCGGTTTCGTCGGCCTATTTAGTCTTATTTTTTCATTCATTATCGAAACGCCAAAACTGCCTAGCACAACCAACTCATGGCTCATCATCTTAGCCTTAAGCATATTTTGCACTGCAGTCGCTTTCATCGTGCAAGTTATCGCCCAGCAATACACGACGCCTACTCATACCGGACTTATTTTTTCATTAGAACCTGTTTTTTCCGCAGGCTTCGCTTTCGTTTTCACAGGTGAAACACTTACCGGGAAAGGATACTTAGGAGCGACGCTTATATTAGTAAGTGTGTTGATTGCTGAGGTGGATTTTAAGGGGTTGTTGCGGCCTAATTATAAAAAAAATATGGAATAG
- a CDS encoding TetR/AcrR family transcriptional regulator, with amino-acid sequence MEKVDRRIIKSKEAIKNAFIELMAEKGFDKITVKDICTTADIGNRTFYLHYLDKYDLLDKLVVERIEALKTLCAPLHDLSFREACIAWFENMEQHYFFFSTMLAGKGASAFRKHFFDYIIEQIKDDIEVKEGINKGFSEDMIITFFGYAIVGVVETYFMKGLPDPPEVVAEQLGLLLDRNF; translated from the coding sequence ATGGAAAAAGTCGATCGAAGGATTATTAAATCAAAAGAAGCCATCAAAAACGCTTTTATTGAACTAATGGCCGAAAAAGGATTTGATAAAATTACAGTAAAGGACATTTGCACCACAGCGGACATCGGAAATAGAACGTTCTACCTTCATTACCTCGATAAATATGATTTACTCGATAAACTCGTTGTAGAACGTATCGAAGCGCTAAAAACACTGTGCGCTCCTCTCCACGATTTAAGCTTTAGAGAAGCTTGCATCGCTTGGTTCGAAAACATGGAACAGCACTACTTCTTCTTTTCAACGATGTTAGCTGGAAAAGGAGCTTCCGCTTTTCGTAAACACTTCTTCGATTACATCATCGAACAAATAAAAGACGACATAGAGGTTAAAGAAGGCATAAACAAAGGATTTAGTGAAGACATGATCATCACATTCTTCGGCTACGCTATCGTAGGAGTCGTGGAGACATACTTTATGAAGGGACTTCCTGACCCGCCGGAAGTTGTCGCAGAACAGCTTGGCTTGTTGTTAGATCGGAACTTTTAA
- a CDS encoding NADH-dependent flavin oxidoreductase, with translation MNPKYNNLFEAFTFKSGVTLKNKVVMAPMTTWAGNDDYTISDEEVTYYKKRVNGVGLVITGCTHVQANGIGFTNEFAGYDDTFIPSLRKLADAAKSGGAPAILQIFHAGNKALPDFTPDGDVVSASALETEASPFAPSVLPREISHNEILEVIRDFGETTRRAIEAGFDGVEIHGAHGFLLQNFVSPFFNRREDEWGGSLENRLRFPLAVVREIQSVIKKHATKPFALGYRFSPDEPQEGALRMKDTYELMNRLIELDVDYVHASLASALTAKPVDSQDEKTYLELIAEHVNGRIPLMAAGSMITPDDVSLTLEKGVTLAAIGHGLIMNPDWVEKVQGGKEDEIKTAIKKSTVSELGLPEKLWNVIQASGPWFTIED, from the coding sequence ATGAATCCGAAATATAATAACTTATTTGAAGCATTTACATTTAAATCTGGCGTTACCCTGAAAAATAAAGTCGTGATGGCACCGATGACAACTTGGGCTGGCAATGATGATTATACGATTTCAGATGAAGAAGTAACGTATTACAAAAAGAGAGTGAACGGAGTAGGGCTTGTTATTACGGGATGTACGCATGTGCAGGCGAATGGTATCGGTTTTACAAATGAGTTTGCAGGGTATGATGACACGTTTATCCCGAGTTTACGCAAATTAGCGGATGCGGCTAAGAGCGGTGGAGCACCGGCTATCCTTCAAATTTTCCATGCAGGAAACAAAGCATTACCTGATTTCACGCCAGACGGGGATGTAGTAAGTGCAAGTGCTTTAGAAACAGAAGCATCTCCGTTTGCGCCTTCTGTATTACCAAGGGAGATTTCGCATAATGAAATTTTAGAAGTAATTCGCGACTTCGGAGAAACGACGAGAAGAGCGATTGAAGCTGGATTTGATGGCGTTGAAATTCACGGCGCACACGGATTTTTACTACAAAACTTCGTCTCACCTTTCTTTAATAGACGTGAAGATGAGTGGGGCGGTTCTTTAGAGAATCGATTACGTTTCCCGTTAGCGGTCGTTCGTGAAATTCAGTCAGTTATTAAAAAGCATGCAACTAAGCCGTTCGCACTTGGTTACAGATTCTCACCTGATGAACCACAAGAAGGTGCTTTAAGAATGAAAGATACGTACGAGTTAATGAATCGTCTTATTGAATTAGATGTTGATTATGTTCACGCTTCGTTAGCGAGTGCGCTTACTGCAAAACCAGTGGATAGTCAGGATGAGAAAACGTACCTGGAGTTAATAGCCGAGCATGTAAACGGCAGAATTCCGTTAATGGCAGCTGGTTCTATGATAACGCCAGATGATGTTTCGTTAACGTTAGAAAAAGGAGTTACACTTGCGGCGATTGGTCACGGGTTAATTATGAATCCAGATTGGGTAGAGAAAGTGCAAGGTGGAAAAGAAGATGAAATAAAAACTGCTATTAAGAAATCAACAGTAAGTGAACTGGGGCTTCCAGAAAAGCTGTGGAATGTCATTCAAGCTTCAGGACCTTGGTTTACGATTGAAGATTAA
- a CDS encoding alpha/beta hydrolase → MKKQVTFKKYNLNMAGNLHVPNEMDDSKKYPVLIVLHPAGGVKEQTAGLYAQKLADEGYVALAFDAAYQGESEGLPRYLDDPTSRVEDVRAAVDYVTTLSFVDPERIGVVGICAGGGYAIRTAQTERRIKAVVGISAADMGRTFREGWNGEAPISTAIEMLDAVAKQRTAEVNGAGPMYLSYVPHEIDENTDSETAEGYEYYRTARAQHPNSVNKLLFSSFDKILAFTAIDEKMSSLLTQPLLLVAGSKAGTLWQSKEAYELANEPKELVILEGGSHFDLYDIPEYVDQAVVKATEFLRKHL, encoded by the coding sequence ATGAAAAAGCAAGTAACGTTTAAAAAGTATAATTTGAACATGGCTGGTAATCTGCATGTACCAAACGAAATGGATGATAGCAAGAAATACCCAGTTCTTATCGTTTTACATCCGGCTGGTGGAGTGAAAGAACAAACAGCAGGTCTTTACGCTCAGAAGTTAGCGGATGAAGGATATGTCGCGTTAGCATTTGATGCTGCTTATCAAGGCGAAAGTGAAGGGCTACCTCGTTACCTGGATGATCCAACATCTAGAGTAGAAGATGTGCGCGCAGCTGTAGATTATGTAACGACACTTTCTTTCGTTGATCCAGAGCGAATTGGTGTAGTTGGTATTTGCGCTGGCGGTGGTTATGCGATACGTACAGCACAAACGGAACGTCGTATTAAAGCTGTTGTAGGAATTAGCGCAGCAGATATGGGAAGAACGTTCCGTGAAGGCTGGAATGGAGAGGCTCCGATATCGACTGCAATTGAGATGCTTGATGCAGTCGCAAAACAACGTACGGCTGAAGTAAATGGTGCGGGACCGATGTATCTTTCTTACGTACCGCATGAAATTGATGAAAATACGGATTCAGAAACAGCAGAAGGATATGAATATTACAGAACAGCTAGAGCGCAGCATCCGAATTCAGTAAATAAACTGTTGTTTTCAAGCTTTGATAAAATTTTAGCGTTTACGGCAATCGATGAAAAAATGAGCTCTTTATTAACGCAGCCACTTCTATTAGTTGCAGGAAGTAAAGCAGGAACACTTTGGCAAAGTAAAGAAGCGTATGAATTAGCAAACGAACCGAAAGAATTAGTTATTCTGGAAGGTGGATCTCACTTTGATCTATACGATATTCCTGAGTATGTGGATCAAGCGGTAGTGAAGGCAACGGAGTTTCTTCGTAAACATTTGTAA
- a CDS encoding SDR family oxidoreductase gives MTNVLILGANGQIACNAIELFLNETDARLTLYLRNADRVQQYESDRVRIMEGDVLNRETLNEAMVNQDVVYANLAGDDLEEQAKTVVRAMDETGVKRLIFISSLGIYDEVPGEFGEWNNRTIGQYLGPYRKSVDVIEASNLHYTVLRPAWLTDYDEVEYEITEKGEPYKGTEVSRKSVAAFVVKLAQSPDLHVGGNLGVNKPNTDGDKPAFL, from the coding sequence ATGACGAACGTATTAATCCTTGGAGCGAACGGACAAATTGCGTGTAATGCGATTGAGTTATTTTTAAATGAAACGGATGCAAGGTTAACGTTATATTTACGAAATGCAGATCGAGTACAGCAATATGAGTCTGATCGTGTACGGATAATGGAAGGCGATGTTCTAAATCGTGAAACGTTAAACGAAGCGATGGTAAATCAAGATGTTGTGTATGCAAATTTAGCTGGTGATGATTTAGAAGAGCAGGCGAAAACGGTTGTGCGTGCGATGGACGAAACTGGAGTGAAACGTCTTATCTTCATTAGCTCACTTGGCATTTATGATGAAGTTCCAGGAGAGTTTGGGGAGTGGAATAACCGTACGATTGGTCAATATTTAGGGCCGTACCGAAAATCTGTTGATGTAATTGAAGCTTCCAACCTTCATTACACCGTGTTGCGACCAGCGTGGTTAACGGATTATGATGAAGTTGAATATGAAATTACGGAAAAAGGTGAGCCGTATAAAGGAACGGAAGTATCACGTAAAAGTGTCGCGGCGTTCGTTGTTAAATTGGCACAATCACCTGATTTACATGTTGGCGGAAACTTAGGTGTAAACAAACCGAATACAGATGGGGATAAACCAGCTTTTCTTTAA
- a CDS encoding NAD-dependent epimerase/dehydratase family protein has product MKVIIFGATGMVGQSVLRESLLNDEVKEVVTIGRKRTNAMHEKLNEIELTTVADLSPVEEKITGFDACFFCLGVSSQGMKEEAYTKVTYDLTLSVAHTLAELNPNMTFIYVSGSGTDSTESGRTMWARVKGRTENELLRLPFKAAYMFRPGFIIPANGVKSKTKLYQLMYDVMKPFNPLLKRFGSVITSEQLGRAMVRVGKDGYSHSIIESSDLKKIGM; this is encoded by the coding sequence ATGAAAGTTATAATATTTGGAGCGACAGGTATGGTCGGTCAGAGCGTATTACGAGAAAGTTTATTAAATGATGAAGTAAAAGAAGTCGTAACGATCGGTAGAAAACGTACGAATGCGATGCATGAAAAACTAAACGAAATTGAGCTTACAACTGTGGCTGACCTATCGCCTGTTGAAGAGAAAATAACCGGATTTGATGCATGCTTCTTTTGTTTAGGTGTTTCTTCTCAAGGGATGAAGGAAGAGGCGTATACAAAAGTTACGTATGATTTAACTTTATCCGTCGCACACACATTAGCGGAGTTAAATCCAAACATGACGTTCATTTACGTATCTGGTAGCGGCACAGATAGTACAGAATCAGGACGTACGATGTGGGCGAGAGTGAAGGGAAGAACGGAAAATGAGCTATTACGTTTACCATTCAAAGCTGCGTATATGTTTAGACCAGGATTCATTATCCCGGCAAATGGTGTGAAATCAAAAACGAAATTATATCAATTGATGTACGATGTGATGAAGCCTTTTAATCCACTATTGAAGAGATTTGGCAGTGTAATAACTTCAGAACAATTAGGAAGAGCGATGGTGCGAGTTGGGAAAGATGGATATTCTCATTCGATTATTGAAAGTTCGGATTTGAAGAAAATTGGTATGTAG
- a CDS encoding TetR/AcrR family transcriptional regulator has product MNDNEKQLDLRIRRTHKLLWNSLFELMTQPKQKYSAITINQICDRAMVHRTTFYKHFEDKDALLAFGFKRYGEMIAEIPLLDRISKPFQVMEQFLHHEEICKIFEAQMSDEQFNSRMYYLSHETRKQETEALNRLCKNHTMPNDLITEFYSGVITSLSAWWFQNERKVPAAEMDRHFHQLINRDIFQFEEE; this is encoded by the coding sequence ATGAACGATAATGAAAAGCAACTTGATTTACGTATTAGACGTACACATAAATTACTATGGAATTCCTTATTTGAATTAATGACGCAACCAAAACAAAAATATAGTGCCATCACCATTAACCAAATATGTGATCGCGCGATGGTACACCGAACAACCTTTTATAAACATTTTGAAGATAAAGATGCTTTATTAGCATTTGGATTTAAACGTTATGGCGAAATGATTGCTGAAATACCGCTCTTAGATCGAATAAGTAAACCATTTCAAGTGATGGAACAATTCCTGCACCATGAAGAAATCTGTAAAATATTTGAAGCGCAAATGTCCGATGAACAATTCAATAGCCGCATGTATTATTTAAGCCACGAAACAAGAAAACAAGAAACAGAAGCGCTAAATCGCCTTTGTAAAAATCATACGATGCCAAATGATTTAATAACGGAATTTTATTCAGGAGTAATCACCTCATTAAGTGCGTGGTGGTTTCAAAACGAAAGAAAAGTTCCTGCAGCAGAAATGGATAGACACTTCCATCAACTCATTAATCGAGATATTTTTCAGTTTGAAGAGGAATAA
- a CDS encoding MDR family MFS transporter, which translates to MNITTKSPANGKVDTSNMKHTPILMALLLGAMVALLNETLLGNALTVLMKEFDVTASTIQWLSTAYMLVVGVLVPITALLQQWITTRQMFLIAMVTFLVGTLIAGFAPTFAVLLVGRIVQAVATGLISPLLMNTILIICPPEKRGATMGLIALVMMSAPAIGPTLSGVIVDSLNWRWLFYFVVPIVIISIAIGMKYIQNVSELTKPKVDYPSILLSTLGFGGIVYSFSASGDLGWSDPKVYGTLIVGLVSLCIFIVRQLKIDNPILELRAFKVPMFTLSVGLIVIVMMSLFSTMTLVPMFLQTVLLVTAFKSGLIMLPGSVISAVMGPVAGKLFDKFSPKVIIIPGIVLVGIAMFLFKGITPDTSMVQIIVMHSVLMVGLMFVMTAQTYGLNQLTPDLYPHGTALFSTLQQVAGAIGTAIFISKMSSGTTQYMESSANPMDPVEKLNGLTSGFQGAFTLGLVFIIVAFIVSLFLKEEKEGVKAARVLQNEN; encoded by the coding sequence ATGAATATAACAACTAAGAGCCCTGCAAATGGCAAAGTTGATACTTCTAATATGAAGCATACCCCCATTTTAATGGCGTTACTTTTAGGGGCAATGGTTGCATTATTAAACGAAACGTTACTTGGTAATGCGTTAACTGTATTAATGAAAGAATTTGACGTGACAGCTTCAACAATCCAATGGCTTTCTACAGCTTACATGTTAGTGGTTGGTGTTTTAGTACCGATTACAGCGCTACTTCAGCAATGGATCACAACGAGACAAATGTTTTTGATTGCAATGGTAACCTTTTTAGTCGGTACATTAATTGCTGGATTCGCACCGACATTTGCCGTTTTATTAGTCGGGCGTATTGTCCAAGCAGTAGCGACTGGATTAATTTCACCGTTATTAATGAATACGATTTTAATCATTTGTCCACCTGAAAAACGTGGTGCTACGATGGGATTAATCGCACTCGTTATGATGTCAGCTCCGGCAATTGGTCCTACATTATCTGGAGTAATCGTTGATTCATTGAATTGGCGCTGGTTATTTTACTTTGTCGTTCCAATCGTAATCATTTCCATTGCAATTGGAATGAAATACATTCAAAATGTTTCAGAGTTAACAAAGCCGAAAGTAGATTATCCATCTATTCTTTTATCAACATTAGGATTCGGCGGGATTGTGTATAGCTTTAGCGCATCAGGTGACTTAGGATGGTCTGATCCGAAAGTGTACGGCACTTTAATTGTTGGGCTTGTATCACTATGTATTTTTATCGTGCGACAATTAAAAATCGATAATCCAATTTTAGAACTACGTGCATTTAAAGTTCCGATGTTTACATTATCAGTTGGATTAATCGTCATTGTAATGATGTCGTTATTTTCAACGATGACGTTAGTACCGATGTTTCTGCAAACCGTTTTACTCGTTACAGCCTTTAAATCAGGACTAATCATGCTTCCGGGAAGTGTTATTAGTGCCGTAATGGGGCCAGTTGCAGGCAAACTATTTGATAAATTTAGTCCGAAAGTTATTATCATTCCTGGTATTGTGTTAGTGGGGATTGCGATGTTCTTATTTAAAGGCATTACGCCTGACACATCAATGGTACAAATTATTGTCATGCATAGCGTATTAATGGTTGGACTCATGTTTGTCATGACAGCACAAACATACGGTTTAAATCAATTAACACCAGATTTATATCCGCACGGAACAGCACTGTTTAGTACGTTGCAACAAGTAGCTGGCGCAATTGGTACAGCTATCTTTATTTCAAAAATGTCTTCAGGAACAACTCAGTATATGGAAAGCTCCGCAAATCCAATGGATCCAGTAGAGAAATTAAATGGTTTAACATCAGGATTCCAAGGTGCGTTTACATTGGGGTTAGTCTTTATCATTGTTGCATTTATCGTATCGTTGTTTTTAAAAGAAGAGAAAGAGGGAGTAAAAGCAGCGAGGGTTTTACAGAACGAGAATTAA
- a CDS encoding permease, with amino-acid sequence MKKLKRYRFFFILLLGLFVLTFINQSLGWNALQLTGNSILDMLFLLPPVLVFVGLLDQWVKKETLMKYMGENSGIYGILLSLLLGGIAAGPLYVAFPIAALLLKKGASIRYIVFFLGVWTTAKLPILVYEFSSFGATFTLIHICFGLVFFYVMGLIFERFYDQGQLLKYDVTKDM; translated from the coding sequence ATGAAGAAACTAAAAAGATATCGCTTCTTTTTCATATTACTACTGGGGCTCTTTGTATTAACTTTTATAAATCAATCTTTAGGATGGAATGCATTACAACTAACAGGGAATAGCATTTTAGATATGTTGTTTCTCCTTCCTCCTGTCCTAGTATTTGTAGGATTACTTGATCAATGGGTGAAAAAAGAAACGCTCATGAAATATATGGGCGAAAATTCCGGCATATATGGAATCCTACTTTCTTTATTATTAGGAGGCATTGCAGCTGGTCCTCTCTACGTTGCCTTTCCAATTGCAGCACTACTCCTAAAGAAAGGCGCAAGTATTCGGTACATCGTATTTTTCTTAGGCGTTTGGACAACTGCGAAATTGCCAATTCTCGTGTATGAATTTTCTTCATTTGGAGCTACTTTTACACTCATTCATATTTGTTTCGGTTTGGTGTTCTTTTATGTAATGGGGCTTATTTTTGAGAGGTTTTATGATCAGGGGCAGTTGCTAAAGTATGATGTTACAAAAGACATGTAA
- a CDS encoding PadR family transcriptional regulator translates to MKHTGRHTGAFLLLFLAEGDNYGGQLLQKCEEELPVNPIDSAILYRTLKKLENEGAIESYVSTDHQDKPRKMYKITPAGKEQLADFQMDIEEKMKNLSFFLDKYKDLKESNHD, encoded by the coding sequence ATGAAACATACAGGAAGACATACGGGGGCATTTCTTTTGCTATTTTTAGCAGAGGGAGATAACTATGGCGGACAATTATTGCAAAAGTGCGAAGAAGAACTTCCCGTCAATCCAATCGATAGTGCCATTTTATATCGCACACTAAAAAAATTAGAAAACGAAGGTGCAATTGAATCTTATGTAAGCACAGATCATCAAGACAAACCGAGAAAGATGTACAAAATTACGCCTGCTGGAAAGGAACAATTGGCAGATTTTCAAATGGATATTGAAGAAAAAATGAAGAACTTATCCTTTTTCTTAGATAAATATAAAGACTTAAAGGAATCCAATCATGATTAA